A portion of the Hypomesus transpacificus isolate Combined female unplaced genomic scaffold, fHypTra1 scaffold_226, whole genome shotgun sequence genome contains these proteins:
- the LOC124462571 gene encoding macrophage mannose receptor 1-like, which produces MNQLLCRGIKHCPGRWGGDTDSRSELTPAAPTAFTHPTSVMEKSVLLMLLFLSGLSILPSCLSFHYEYVNENKNWYEAQRICRENYTDLATFYDNASIPDQTNDAWIGLYSGLWTWSLNGEVLPCNETSCGSDYAPWSGTELQTEYVEDELCVYMEKLDPGDKPWKTSGCSNNKSFVCYDDRNNTSQYIWICETKTWNESQSYCRANHTDLASVRNATENNLIQNLCSSRCNDNVWIGLRKSKNWKWSDQSVSSFKKWHTGEPSGLSQTNVQKKKNLTCVERYFHKDDTKKHAFWNDVECRETYKKHFICYDDDLVLVRENKTWVEALNHCREYRWDLVSIHSERIQHWVQRRARKATTPYVWLGLRYTCILQVWFWVSEQALCHQNWAPGHGTSWEECKKSGAMPREGPQQWEGMHQTEKLNFICTKKPHDY; this is translated from the exons ATGAATCAGCTACTATGTAGAGGTATTAAACACTGtccagggaggtggggaggagacaCTGACAGCAGGTCAGAGCTCACACCAGCAGCACCCACAGCATTCACTCACCCAACATCAG TGATGGAGAAATCTGTGTTACTCATGTTGCTTTTCTTATCAG GGCTCAGCATCCTCCCCTCGTGTCTCTCTTTCCATTATGAATATGTGAATGAGAATAAGAACTGGTATGAAGCACAGAGGATCTGCAGAGAGAACTACACTGACCTGGCCACCTTTTATGACAATGCATCCATACCTGATCAAACTAATGATGCATGGATTGGGTTGTATAGTGGCCTTTGGACGTGGTCTCTGAATGGTGAAGTACTTCCTTGTAATGAAACGTCATGCGGTTCTGACTACGCACCCTGGTCTGGTACAGAACTTCAGACAGAGTATGTAGAagatgagctgtgtgtgtacatggagaAACTCGATCCTGGAGATAAACCCTGGAAGACCAGCGGTTGTTCAAACAATAAATCTTTTGTATGCTATGATG ACAGAAACAATACCAGTCAGTACATCTGGATATGTGAGACAAAAACATGGAATGAATCTCAGAGTTACTGTCGGGCAAAtcacacagacctggccagTGTGAGAAATGCCACCGAGAACAATTTGATACAGAATCTGTGCTCGTCAAGATGTAATGATAATGTGTGGATTGGTCTGAGGAAATCTAAGAACTGGAAATGGTCTGACCAGAGTGTGTCTTCGTTCAAAAAGTGGCACACAGGAGAGCCTAGTGGATTGAGCCAGACTAATgtgcagaagaaaaaaaatctgacgTGTGTGGAAAGGTATTTCCACAAGGATGATACAAAAAAACATGCATTTTGGAATGACGTAGAGTGTAGAGAAACCTACAAAAAGCATTTTATCTGCTATGACG ACGACCTGGTCCTGGTGCGTGAGAACAAGACCTGGGTGGAAGCCCTGAACCACTGCAGAGAGTATAGGTGGGATCTGGTGTCCATCCACTCTGAGAGGATCCAGCACTGGGTGCAACGTCGGGCCAGAAAAGCCACCACCCCCTATGTCTGGCTGGGCCTGAGGTACACCTGTATACTGCAGGTCTGGTTCTGGGTGAGTGAACAGGCCCTGTGTCACCAGAACTGGGCCCCGGGCCACGGGACCAGCTGGGAGGAGTGTAAGAAGTCAGGTGCCATGCCGAGGGAGGGGCCACAGCAGTGGGAGGGCATGCACCAGACAGAGAAGCTCAACTTCATCTGCACCAAGAAACCTCATG ATTACTAG